Proteins from a single region of Theobroma cacao cultivar B97-61/B2 chromosome 10, Criollo_cocoa_genome_V2, whole genome shotgun sequence:
- the LOC108663667 gene encoding F-box/kelch-repeat protein At3g23880-like codes for MSMPITDKELPETLVMEILLRLPVKSLMRFKCVCKSWCSSFQTSYFITNHKNDNLNLLFKGFFGGFKVPHLSLLSTETESKKHGGPNVEFNLKIKENIRMPVSICSGSRSRLTVSGVCNGLLCLHDGYRINLWNPSTREVKLLPESTISLPPSVDSTYFYCMGLGFDRKSDDYKVLVNVVNRVHNEERIIAFKYISQIHLYSLSTESWREIPHPKVSFDRLKYLFNIYINGFCHYINGICHWPAFDDSGDLILSFDVAEEVFSTSCLPNFGMSKAECFWYIASFNEALATIVHPIRGMEKCYDIWVLNGYLWTKQLTIGPILGVGRPLGFWKNGELFLESENHDLVMFDPCTGELQDFGIHMPMCSTQLVVYAESIVPIKGSSEYKANITREVKLPVKKLVSTASILLY; via the coding sequence ATGTCGATGCCAATTACCGACAAGGAATTGCCAGAAACCTTAGTGATGGAAATCCTTTTGAGGCTTCCCGTTAAATCTCTAATGAGATTCAAGTGTGTTTGCAAATCTTGGTGCTCTTCTTTCCAAACCTCCTATTTTATCACCAACCATAAAAACGACAACCTCAATCTCCTCTTCAAGGGTTTTTTCGGGGGTTTTAAGGTCCCTCACCTCTCCCTACTTTCAACTGAAACAGAAAGTAAGAAACATGGTGGACCTAATGTCGAgtttaatttgaaaatcaaagaaaatatcCGTATGCCTGTCTCTATCTGCAGCGGCAGTAGGTCACGACTCACAGTGTCTGGTGTATGTAATGGCTTGCTTTGTTTGCATGATGGTTATAGGATTAACCTTTGGAATCCTTCCACGAGAGAAGTTAAGCTTCTTCCTGAATCAACTATCTCTCTTCCCCCTTCCGTAGATAGTACTTATTTTTATTGCATGGGGCTCGGGTTTGATCGTAAGTCAGATGACTACAAGGTTTTAGTGAATGTTGTTAATCGTGTCCACAATGAAGAGAGAATTATCGCGTTCAAATATATAAGTCAAATTCATTTATACAGCCTAAGTACAGAATCTTGGAGAGAAATTCCTCATCCTAAGGTCTCTTTTGATCGTCTTAAGTATTTGTTTAACATTTACATAAATGGATTTTGCCATTACATAAATGGAATTTGCCATTGGCCAGCGTTTGATGATAGTGGTGATCTAATTCTTTCTTTTGACGTGGCTGAAGAAGTTTTCTCGACATCATGCCTGCCGAATTTCGGTATGTCTAAGGCTGAGTGTTTTTGGTATATAGCTTCCTTCAATGAAGCTCTTGCTACAATTGTTCATCCAATAAGAGGCATGGAAAAATGCTATGACATTTGGGTCTTGAATGGATATTTATGGACTAAACAACTTACAATTGGGCCTATTCTTGGAGTTGGGAGGCCGTTGGGATTTTGGAAGAATGGAGAATTGTTTCTGGAAAGTGAAAACCATGACCTAGTTATGTTTGATCCTTGCACTGGAGAGCTTCAGGATTTTGGAATCCACATGCCAATGTGCAGTACGCAGCTAGTTGTTTATGCTGAAAGCATTGTTCCAATCAAGGGAAGTTCAGAATATAAGGCAAATATAACTCGTGAAGTGAAGTTGCCAGTGAAGAAATTAGTTTCCACTGCTTCAATACTATTGTattga